A segment of the Cutaneotrichosporon cavernicola HIS019 DNA, chromosome: 6 genome:
ATACCCGGCAGGTGCCCTGTGTATACCCCCATTCACGCGCATGCATTTGTGAGCGACGAGCTAATCGGTCGATCGGAGGGCCGTGATGAAGCCGTGTGGATCGCCACCAAGCCAAGTATGCTGGGTCTGCCATGACCGGTTGAAAGTCCCTTCCGCAGCCGCTCCCGACATTCCCCCACCTAACAGTCTCCTGCCTTGTATGGCGCGCCGCTCGtgttgtcagctcggcgaggtctgAATATCATTGTTGGTTTGAAGTGCTAGAGATCGCCCGAGATTAGATGGCGTAGCATGCTACGGAGACAACGGAGTGGCTTGAATAACGGTGATTCCCGCCAAGAGCTTTCAGTCGCGTGACGACATGCCAAGATGACGTCGGGCCTGCTCGTCTTGTCGATTGCTTATACCTTAAGGATCAGATACTTTAAGAAGCCACCGATGGTCGGTGGCGGCCAAGTCCAGATCGCCAAGACAGTCCGAGCAAGTGCATCCATCCTAGCTCCTGACACTCGTTGACGACGATAAGCCCAGTCCTCAGCATGAGGTCAGGGGCAGATGATCGCGATGGCCTACGGACGCGAACATGTCCCGAATCGAATTGCAACAACCTTCACAGCCACAACTGGTcattcctcctccttcctccctcttcATCATGCACATATATAACTTCTACTCTACCCAAGACCTCACACCCATCAGATCCGCAGCAAGTAGCCacagccagcagccagcagccCGTAACCAGCTCACACAATGTGGAACCAACCCCTGCCGACCATGCAGGGCGCCATGCAAGGCGCCGTTCAGAATGTCGGGCAGTGGGTCGGGCAGCTGGGCGGCCAGCAACAGAACCAACAGtggcaaggccaaggtcaGCAAGGACAGCAAGGACAGCATGGACAGCATGGCCAACAGTGGCAGCCGCAAcaccagccgcagccgtcTTGGAGCCAGAGCCCCATGCACGGCGCCGTTCAGAATGTCGGGCAGTCGGTCGGGCAGCTGGGCGGCCAGCAACAGAACCAACAGtggcaaggccaaggtcagtggcaaggccaaggtcaGCAAGGACAGCAAGGACAGCATGGCCAACAGTGGCAGCCGCAAcaccagccgcagccgtcttggagccagagccagaaccagcagcagcagtcgTGGGGTCAGCAGAACAACGCACAGCAACACGGACAGAATCATGGGCAAGGCAAGCCACATGATGGACACCACGGCAAGCACGGCAAGCCATACAAGCCGTCGGGCTTTAACGCCTTTGCGGCGGACTCagaagacgaggacgatTCATTTGAGGCATTCATGCACGGTACAGGGAAGTTCGCGACTGGCAAAAAGAACAAACACCAAACTGCCTCTGTCCCTCTGCATGGCGGGAACACGATGTCGAGCTTCAACGGCCGTTCGGACAGGCTGATCAACGCGCCGACGGGCCACGGCGTGCGGCACCACTACCTCAACGCGAAGCTTGgtccccctctcctctcgcGCTCTCCCTTCATCCCTCGCGCAAtcgtcgagcacctcatgcggaggaagaaggacgcCGCCATCAGCATCAAGTACATGCCTGGCGACGCGATTTCCAACATGGAAGGCGTGGCGCATACCTTTGTCACTCCCATCGTTCTCGCTCTCATGCACGGCGACTATGCGTACAAGGGTTCGCATACGGTTCTTCCGTACGCTGGTcgggcgcgcgaggtggtggtTAGCGCGGCGATCCAGCCCGATTTCGAGGATACGAATGGGATGATggcgcttgcgcgcctcgaacACTACCCCATCCAGGGAGAGGACTGGAAGGCTTGGAACCAGAACATTGCCTCCCCTGATGAGAAGTACAACAACAACACGCGGATGAGTTACGACGCCCGCGTGCGCTCCCACCTCATTTTCCACCTTATCAAAcgcctcccctccctctccgaAGTGCAGATCCTCTCCGTCTCCCAGGCGATCAAGCATATTGAGGCCGGCGGTATCACAAAGGGCATGGCCGTACAACTCAAGAAGGGAGTCGTATCGCTTGAACTCCTCTTCCGGTCTTACGTTGAAGCGCTCTCCAACGAGATCGGCGCACTCGAAGCCACATGCCTCAAGTACGTGTACACTTCCGACCCACCAGCCATCTTCGCCCGCGAATGCGACGCTACACTCCTCAACCGACTCCAAGCCACCGCGCTCAAacacctcgtcaacctcaacccGGGGCAGATTAAGAATATGCGCATATTTGCGTTCAACGATTACGCCGACCCCCAGTCGGTATCTTACTTCGCGAACGCGCTGCTCATGACCAACACCATGGTCATGTCTAAGAGCGACCTATTCCCCACGTCCCAGGGGGGATATTATTGGCCCCCGCCTGAGGGGAGGGGTTGTCTCCTCGTACTCCACAACAACTCCGATGCTTTCGGACAGAATATCGAGACCGAGGGTCCGGGAGGTAGCATGGACGGCGCTATTGGGTGCAATTCCAGTGTCGCGGGTAGCCTACGGCGCGACCggcacgacctcgtcaGCCAGATTTTCGAGCGCGGCATGCGCTTGAGCGTGTGGTAGGTAGTTGGGTTAGAGGGGTCCAATTGTGCATGGTATGGAGGGGGACACGCAGTTGAGGGGAAAGCATAGTTGAGGAGAAGCACTCAATCAGTAGTCACGCGTCAGTAGTCCCAGTCCCACCAATCACGCCCTATGCAAGTACATTCCTATGCTACACTAGATGAGCAGCTTCTCGATCTCGTTCTTGACGGCCTGGATCTGGCTAgtgagctcgcgcgcctcgttGGTAGTGACGGAAGCGGCGATGACGGGACGCGAGACGCCACACGCGCGGCCAAGTGCAGTCTTTGAGGGAAGGAAGACGTAGGGAACGTTCTTGTCCTCGCAGagaagggggaggtggagcaCAATCTCGATgggctcgacgtcggccgtCATGACGATGAACTCGGCGATACCGCGGTTaagctggggtcagcacgagctcgcgaTGCTCCCGAaggcgaggtggatgggAAAGAGACGAAAGCTCTACAAGCGATGTCGCCAGTTGCTGACACCCTACTCACAGTCTTGGTCGCCTCGTTCGCACCCTTCTTCAGCTGCTTGTAGTGGGAAGCCTGCTGAATCAGGTCGAGGATCTGGTTGGTGAGCTgcgcgttggcgagcgggAAGGCCTTCGAGTTCGCTTCGGACATGTTTGTTGCTAGTGACCTCACGGCAAGGATCACGGGTCGATTAGAGGTAGTGTAGAGATTCAAGTGACAATCTTGAATCTTCCAGGGTGAATTGAAGATtcttgggtggcggtggaggttggatAAATTCACAAAGAAATTGACACTGAAATTGCTGATGAGAGTATCCCACGGTGGTAACAGATACCGTCGTGGGGTATGGGTAATGGGGGGACAAACATACATGACGCGCTGGCATGCGAGTCTGTGCCCTTTGCTTTGCTTGTCATTCGATCCATCTCCGTGCACTCGTCATCTCGACAAGCTCTTGCACTCCAGCTCTGATACTACGGCTGGCTCTTTCGCCACTCACCTATCTCAGCTCCAGCCCCGCCATGGCAGACACAGACAACTCAGGCACACCCCCTTAACCACCTCATCGACGCGTCTGCATCTGACATCTGGCATCTGGCATCTGGCATCTGGCATCTTGGTTCCCACCTCTCACGCTCTGAACTTGACATATCGCCATGACTGGCGGCTCGTTCTTGCCCCTCCCAGCGGACGAGTACGATATCAACTCGTacgatgccgagcttggtgcGCACTCTGTCCAATGGGTCGGGACACCTGGCGTCAAGGGCCCGGCGTGGGCGCGGTTGCCGCTCCTCACTGTCGGCGTGCTCGGGACGCAGGTCGTGTGGTCCATTGAGATGGGCTATGGTGAGTGACATGGCTCTTCTTCTCTCTGCAGCCtctccctccatcccctccgcctccacgTCCCTTTCAAACCAACCCAActccaccccaccccagTGACTAACTCAAGCCTCACCATTCCTTCTCGAACTAGGCCTGAGCAAATCGTGGATGTCACTCGTCTTCGTCGCAGGGCCCCTCTCGGGCCTCATCGTCCAGCCTCTGATTGGGGCGTATGCCGACCGTTCGCGATCTCGCTtcggccgacgccgccccTTCATGCTCGTGGGCACGGGCGTTGCCTGTGTGGCTATGATGCTCCTGGCATGGAGCAAGGAGGTCGCCGGTTTCTTTGGGTTCGGAAACGGCGGTGCGATCGCTTGCGCCGTCTTCTCCATCTACCTCATCGACTTCAGCATCAACGCCGTGATGAGCACGGACCGTGCTCTGATCGTCGATACGCTGCCTCCACAACAGCAGGAGGCAGGAAACGCGTGGGCCGGGCGCATGGctggcgttggcggcgtcgcgggcTTCTTCGTGTACGTCCAGTTCTTTGCGCGTTGTTTAACTGGAACAGCGGAAACGTCGACCTCACAACGATCCTGCGCTGGCTTGGACATACACAGCTCCAGATCCTCAGCTTCCTCACATCTACcatcctcgcgctcgctcaTACCTCCACCTCGTGGGCAGTCACCGAGCgggtcctcctccgcgatGAGTGAGCTCATCGTCCTGAATGCCATCTGACAGCAGTCGCGAGCAGTCGCGGTCTGGCCTCATGTCGTCCATCCGCGCCATTTGGCAGAACATCTTCACCCTCCCGCCCGGCATCCGCACCGTGTGCTTTATCCAGTTCttcgccaacctcggctGGTATCCCGTGCTGTTCTGGACGTCCATCTGGGTGTCGGACATCTACAAGCAGCGCACGCCACAGGGCAACCTGTCTGCCGAAGTATGGCAGGCAGACGCGGTGCGCGCTGGCTCGCGAgccctcttcctccaggCCGTGGTCACCCTCGTCGTGTCCGTCGGCGCGCCTTTCGTCGTTGCTGAGTCTGGCATCCGCTCCGAGAACCCGTACGCCGCGTTGGCGcgtggcgacgacgacagaGCTGGTACGCCCAACTCGGCTCAGTGGAAGAGGCAAGACGAGGAACGCGCACGCCTGCCCTTTTTGGAGCGGGCTGGGGCGTCGCTCGCGGCTGTGATCAAGGCCGTGCGTTCCGGCTCGGCGTGGGCACTCCCAATCCAGGGCCTGACTCTCATCCGCGCCTGGATGATCGGGCAGATTATCTTCACAGTCTGCATGCTCCTTACGTGGTTCACGACCAGCGTCGGCGGGGCATACTTTGTCCTCGCGACTACGGGTATCTCATGGGCCCTTGCGGGTTGGGCACCGTATGCGCTGTTGGGCGAGCTTGTGCTTGTTGACACCTCCAACGAGCCGCGCTCTCTTCGGAATGAGCCAGACTCTGAGGTCCTATTCACCGCGGACGCCCACCATTCCCATTCGTGCTCTCACTCGCGCATGCTCTCCCACGAGACTTTAGACGACGACCACCCGCATGCCCTCTctcgcctcggcgtcccGGCCACTGCCCCACAGCCCtccgactttgacgagggcgacacGACCGTGATCCTCCGTCACTCGAGCGAGAGTGAGCACTCGGCGCCGTCTCCCGGAAGCcccggcgccgaggcgagcACTGCGGACAAGGCGGGCCTCATCCTGGGCATCCACAACGTGTTCATCGTCCTCCCACAGTTCTTCATCACGGCCATCAGCGCCATCATCTTCCGCATGATGGACGCGGATCCCGTCGCAGCAGACAATGATACTgtgggaggggatgggTCCTCGTCGGACGCGGTGGGAGTCGTGTTCCGGATCGGCGGCCTCAGtgctgccgccggcgcgtATCTTTCGTACCGCCTGGCGCAgaggtggcggcgcggcgaggcgtAGAATCACTGTATCGTAGCTGTATCATGCATCGGATGGCATCTTCATACGGCAACTCGTTATCACCGTCCCACCGGAAGGTTGTAGCGCCCGTCTTTAGTGGACAGGTTGAGGAAGGGCACCCTCACTCCGCCACGGACTGCTCGCCCCGATCGGCGCAACGTATACTCCAACGTCTACGATATGCCAGTGTGGAACGGAGGCGTGAGTTGACGTGTCACGTCATGCGGCAGAAGGCAACGTTCTCGCGATGCATACATGCCGGGGCATCGCAGGCGCAATCTCACGTCATGTACTGTGCGCCTAACCGGCGCTCCATTTTGACCGGCCTAATTCGCCGGTTACAACCGAGTATTTGATGAGTGGGTGgcgcggtggcgagcggCCGAGATGCGGCTTGGCGCAACTCTTACACTCATCTTCACTTTCTgcatcatccatcatccattTTCCACATTCGCCACCATGCCATCCCAACGCGATGTCGGACGCGTCGTCATGGACGGTGGGTTCTCTCCCTCAACAATGCTAACCCAAGTCGCATTCTTCGCAGCCTCCCAAGTCGCACTATACTATGCGCTGCGCTACGtgctctcctctctctctgaAACCCAGCCgagcaagaagaaggagaagggcgagagTCTCCTCTCCCAATCGGGATTGACCAAGGAACAGCTTGCCGCCTTGGATCTGGACGAGTACGAAAGCACGATTGCGGGCGAGATCATCCCCCCCGCCTCAATCGATACAACATTCGAGTCAATCGGGGGGTTGGACGACATCATCTCGTCCCTCCGCGAGACCGTCATCTACCCGCTAACCTACCCCGAGCTCTTCGCGGCCGGCGGATCCCTCCTTGCCGCTCCTAGGGGTGTGTTACTCTATGGCCACCCCGGATGCGGAAAGACAATGCTCGCCAAAGCCCTGGCAAAAGAATCTGGGGCAACGTTCATCAACCTGCCCCTCTCGTCTTTGACGAGCAAGTGGTTCGGCGAATCGaacaagctcgtcgcgggTCTCTTTTCTCTGGCTCGGAAACTGCAGCCAAGCATCATCTTTATTGATGAGATCGACTCGCTGTTTAGGGAGAGGAGCCAGGCGGACCACGAGGTCACGGGTatgctcaaggccgagttTATGACCCTTTGGGACGGGCTTACGAGCGGTACCGACCGGATTCTGGTGCTCGGCGCGACGAACCGCCCCAACGATATTGATCCGGCTATCCTCCGTCGCATGCCGAAGCGGTTCGCGATTCGGCtgcccaacctcgagcagcgcgtcAAGATCCTCAACTTGGTGAGTTGCAAACACGCGAAGCGTGTGAGAGAAAAGGGCAAAGCAAGCTCGAATCAAGTACGCTAACACCAGATGCTCTCACACACAAAGCTGGCACCGGGATTCAgcatcgacgagctggcgcggcgcgcggacGGCCTGAGCGGTTCCGATCTCAAGGAGACGTGTCGGAACGCCGCCATGGTGCCGGTGCGCGAGTTTATGCGCGAGCAGGGCGGGAGTGGTCTCGAGGCAGCCAAGCGCGACGGGTTCAAGATCCGTCCGCTTGAGCTGAGCGACTTTGCCGTCCATGACAGCCATGCGTACGCGCACGTCGACCCGACCAAGAAGGCGCCTGTGCCGGCGTTTGTCGAGTCGCTCGACTAGGCGGGCTGCTTGCTTGCGTGGCAACCTGAGGCGTGTGGCATGTCGAGGTGGGCGCGGTGACGACACTCGCTACGGATGGCTTCACGGCTTGGTCGCGCCCGTAGAGACTAGATGGACTAGAGACTGTTGTAGATTACCATCTGCACTATTCACCACAACATCACAACCGTTGACAGATAGGATCTTCATACTCTATCCTTAGTACTCTGCTCCTTCGACGTCGAACATCTTGCCGTAGTTGAGGTACGAGCGCATGAGggtctggcgtcagcacATGTTATCCCATCGTtatctccttctctccctctcccctccgTGCTCCTTCAGTTGCACTCACAAAAATCCCCTCCGGCAGGTTCATGCTCAGCAGTGTGTACTCGATCTTGCTGAGCCCGTGCGTGAGGCCGAGCGTGTAGATAGCGTGTGCGATCGCACTCGGATAAGCGCTCTCCATGTACCACCTGTGGTGGTATGCCGTGAGCTTGATCGCCGCGTTGAGAGTACGCTGCAGGTCTCCCTCGGCCGCGTACATTTCCAaaaggcggaggagggcgcgTGCGCTAAACTTGGTCTCGAGACAGCGCTGGAACGCGTCCTTTGCCTCGTCCTTGTGGTGTAGGCGCAGTGCGAGTTCGCCGAGGATCTCCCACTGGTGTTAGCCTGTTCCTAGTGCTCCGTCGCTGCGTTACGGCTTCTTTcgagcgagctcgcggcgctgccGCTCGCACTCACCTCCGTGCCAGTCTTTTTATAGCTCATGTGCTGGAGCTGGAAATGCGACACCTCTGCACGCCAGATGGTGTACACGCGCAGGTCCTCATACAGGACAAGGAAGAGGTTATCGAGCCACCGATCACAGAGACGCTTATTGGCAAACGCCGATCCCTCATAGCTTTCGGCCGTcacgctctcctcctctgcttGCGCAGCCGGGGGTTTCTCGATCGCATCGCCATTGGCGTCCTCGCTCATCCGAGGGCTTGACAAGCCACGGGTGCTTGCGTCCTCGTCTGCATGTccgttctcctcgcgcacaTCCACACTCGCACCGGTACGGTGGGCGCGgtactcctcctccatgaCAAAGACCGAGCTCCTGGTCTTGAGCAGTTCGTCCCACCCAATCTTGGACACGAGGAGGGTAAGCAGTTCGTATGCCTTGGAAAACGTTCCGCGCAAGCCTGGGGctgggaggcggaggagggcgacgtcggcctcgttgTCGCGAGcactctcctcgtcgatcaAGCCCGAGTCGGCAATAAACTTCTTCGTAGGTAAATGCGAGTGTCGCGGTGTTGGCATGCGGTGCAAGTCGCGCTCGTTGAACGTGAACATTGGGCACGAGTTTAATGCCAGCAGCGCCTTGTCAAACTCTCCGAGGGTGATGTGTGCTTCAGCCAGCTTCGCCCAGGTCATAAACTCGGATGGGGCAGAGTTGACCGCCTGCTGCGCAACCTGTCTAGCCCAGTCTGCTTTGCCCTTGCTGAGCAACAAGTCGACCtgcgcgagaaggacgGGATACGACGTCGGTGCCTGCTTGAGTGCGGCGTTCATGACTTGCAccgccttgatctcctcgtctGTCGTCAGCATCGCTAGTAGCAGACTCACTCATTCCGATATAGCTCTGCGCGAGCAACGCCGCGACTTCGGGATCGCGCCCGTACATCTTCTCGAAAAGGTTGgcagcgcgctcgaggcggaaTGAGTCGGCAAAGTACTTGAAGATCCCCGCGGTCAGATGGTTGCTCACCACCGTGGCCACCTGCACTTCAGGATCGGAGCCCAGCTGCCATCCTATTGTCAGCTACGCTCGAATAAGACACACCATTGAAGAAAAGCTCCTCCGCAGCCTTGAGGAAgcgcacctcgccctcgataGACGTGATCGGGTCCAGCTTGCGGTACCCTGCGAGGCGGtacgacgcgtcgtcggcgtacCGGATCGCGCGTAAGAGCGCGGCCAAGTACGTCTCCTGCCAGATCTCGGGGGTTGCTTCGTGTCTGGGTTAGCGCGCCCATGAGTACACGAACCGTTCACCAcggaggtcgacgacgtaCGCGTCGACACCGCCTGGGATTCTAACCTCGACGCGAACATCGACGCGCGAGAACGCATTAAAGCAGCTTCCATtagctcctcctcctcatgTCATACCAGTAGGTGCCGTGGCGGACGCGCCAGCCCGAGCCCTTGCCGAACCATGCGGGTGTCTCCTCGATGTGGAACTGGAGCGAGTTGAGGTATGCCGCAAGAGAtgcggacgagctcgcctcGGCCCCCGAACTGGATATCAGCTCCACCACATTGCGGCGTACATGTAGTGGTAACTCCCAATGTCCTTCTGCGCAGCCTTGGTGCCGTAGCTCTTGACGACGTGGCAGAGGTCGGGCGgaccgagctcgcggaACGACGCTGTTGTTAGCCGACTACTCAAGTGAGGGTGGAGTTGAGACTTACCTAGGGTCTCTGTGCGCGCtgcgagcgcctcgccaaTGTCcgtctgttgtcagcgTGGTCGTGATTAAGCATACCTCGACGAACTCGGGGATGTCTTTGAACAGTTCGGACATCCCGCGCGCTGGTTTTGGTTGATAAGATGGGATGGAGAGTGATGGAGAGAGGTGAGAGCGGGGCACGCGTCGAAATGACACGCCACGACGATACCTCCGTCCCTGATACCCATCAAC
Coding sequences within it:
- the MSP1 gene encoding uncharacterized protein (ATPase family associated with various cellular activities (AAA)), producing MPSQRDVGRVVMDVAFFAASQVALYYALRYVLSSLSETQPSKKKEKGESLLSQSGLTKEQLAALDLDEYESTIAGEIIPPASIDTTFESIGGLDDIISSLRETVIYPLTYPELFAAGGSLLAAPRGVLLYGHPGCGKTMLAKALAKESGATFINLPLSSLTSKWFGESNKLVAGLFSLARKLQPSIIFIDEIDSLFRERSQADHEVTGMLKAEFMTLWDGLTSGTDRILVLGATNRPNDIDPAILRRMPKRFAIRLPNLEQRVKILNLMLSHTKLAPGFSIDELARRADGLSGSDLKETCRNAAMVPVREFMREQGGSGLEAAKRDGFKIRPLELSDFAVHDSHAYAHVDPTKKAPVPAFVESLD
- the SNU13 gene encoding uncharacterized protein (Ribosomal protein L7Ae/L30e/S12e/Gadd45 family), whose protein sequence is MSEANSKAFPLANAQLTNQILDLIQQASHYKQLKKGANEATKTLNRGIAEFIVMTADVEPIEIVLHLPLLCEDKNVPYVFLPSKTALGRACGVSRPVIAASVTTNEARELTSQIQAVKNEIEKLLI
- a CDS encoding uncharacterized protein (mfs general substrate transporter), which codes for MTGGSFLPLPADEYDINSYDAELGAHSVQWVGTPGVKGPAWARLPLLTVGVLGTQVVWSIEMGYASPFLLELGLSKSWMSLVFVAGPLSGLIVQPLIGAYADRSRSRFGRRRPFMLVGTGVACVAMMLLAWSKEVAGFFGFGNGGAIACAVFSIYLIDFSINAVMSTDRALIVDTLPPQQQEAGNAWAGRMAGVGGVAGFFVGNVDLTTILRWLGHTQLQILSFLTSTILALAHTSTSWAVTERVLLRDDREQSRSGLMSSIRAIWQNIFTLPPGIRTVCFIQFFANLGWYPVLFWTSIWVSDIYKQRTPQGNLSAEVWQADAVRAGSRALFLQAVVTLVVSVGAPFVVAESGIRSENPYAALARGDDDRAGTPNSAQWKRQDEERARLPFLERAGASLAAVIKAVRSGSAWALPIQGLTLIRAWMIGQIIFTVCMLLTWFTTSVGGAYFVLATTGISWALAGWAPYALLGELVLVDTSNEPRSLRNEPDSEVLFTADAHHSHSCSHSRMLSHETLDDDHPHALSRLGVPATAPQPSDFDEGDTTVILRHSSESEHSAPSPGSPGAEASTADKAGLILGIHNVFIVLPQFFITAISAIIFRMMDADPVAADNDTVGGDGSSSDAVGVVFRIGGLSAAAGAYLSYRLAQRWRRGEA
- the BUD7 gene encoding uncharacterized protein (ChAPs (Chs5p-Arf1p-binding proteins)): MSELFKDIPEFVETDIGEALAARTETLASFRELGPPDLCHVVKSYGTKAAQKDIGSYHYISGAEASSSASLAAYLNSLQFHIEETPAWFGKGSGWRVRHGTYCCFNAFSRVDVRVEVRIPGGVDAYVVDLRGERHEATPEIWQETYLAALLRAIRYADDASYRLAGYRKLDPITSIEGEVRFLKAAEELFFNGWQLGSDPEVQVATVVSNHLTAGIFKYFADSFRLERAANLFEKMYGRDPEVAALLAQSYIGMNEEIKAVQVMNAALKQAPTSYPVLLAQVDLLLSKGKADWARQVAQQAVNSAPSEFMTWAKLAEAHITLGEFDKALLALNSCPMFTFNERDLHRMPTPRHSHLPTKKFIADSGLIDEESARDNEADVALLRLPAPGLRGTFSKAYELLTLLVSKIGWDELLKTRSSVFVMEEEYRAHRTGASVDVREENGHADEDASTRGLSSPRMSEDANGDAIEKPPAAQAEEESVTAESYEGSAFANKRLCDRWLDNLFLVLYEDLRVYTIWRAEVSHFQLQHMSYKKTGTEWEILGELALRLHHKDEAKDAFQRCLETKFSARALLRLLEMYAAEGDLQRTLNAAIKLTAYHHRWYMESAYPSAIAHAIYTLGLTHGLSKIEYTLLSMNLPEGIFTLMRSYLNYGKMFDVEGAEY